The genomic region TGTTGTTCACCTCATTTCTTAAGATCGAGGTCAGGTGTGCGGTTCCTTTTTCAAATTAATCGATCCTTTACCTCTTCGTGACAATACTCGCGGCGAGAGGATTAACCATTGTTATCGGTGATGGACACCCTGATTTGCACCTAAAGAAAATATTAGTTCTACCTTTTATATTTCACggaacttttttttaaaaaattgaattttatcttatataattTGGAAAGTGCTAAAAAATCAATAAAACAAATGGAGCAATAGTCAATCAAGTTCAAGCTCAGTCTAATTTTAGCGAAAAGATAACTCTTAGTGGCGTAGTTAGAAAATCTAAAACGTATGTATTACTTACAATAAGGAAATTTTACTAAAATTTGTATTTTCGAAATCTATAGATCTTTTGATACAATACCCGATCATTCATGAAACTTCACAAAAAATAAACTCCacctcaaaaacaaacaaaataaaagaaataagaaaatgtACCATTGATGTAAATGTCTCCATCATTCTAACACTGAAAACGCATTAactaaacaaaaataaataaaacgttAATAGTTGATACTAACATCGGTGGCATGAGCTGATTTTGTTAATGTCCCTATCACACTCACACATTTATATATTATAGATAACTATAAACTCTAtaaataaacattaattaaataaaatatctatGCTTACACCGGTGGCATGAATTGATTTTGTCAAAGAAAATGTggattagtttagaaaacaagaagaaaaaaaatgaatggtAGGAAAAAAAGCAACAATAATCTTGAAAATCATGGAAATATCACTAACATATGAAAATGACATGAATCAACATAATAATTTGTAGTACAAAATCTCACACGTGGGAAGATTACTTTCCATAGTTTCCTTTATCTTTCTTTACCAACAATTTCTCACCAATGAAATAGTAACTTCAACTAACTCAACAAACTAactaacaaacaaacaaataagtCACTTTTTTATATTTATTACGGAATACGATTTTTCTGAAGTGTATTTCAAAAAACATACGTTAATAATAATCTAACTAAAGAAATAACTATCCATTATCGTCTTTGTAAGTTACGGATTGATGTTTAGCTAATAATATTCCCCTTTTCTCAAATTGGAAAGTCATTCGATATTCTGATATTTTGCAGAGTTTTTATTATCTAAACtaaattaatttaaattattTCTGGTTATTTCATCTTCAATTAAAAAATGTTTTTACATTTATTGCTGAATAATGTTTTTTAACATGCACCGAATAAGTACGTTAATAATCCAACTATTGAAACAACTCTTCATTATCGTCATTCTAAGTCACCGTTTTAGATTTAGCTAAAATTCTTTTCCCCTTTATAAAAAAAATACTATTTTTATTCAATGTTGCGATAAATACAAATTAATAATCCAACTATTGAAACAACTTTCCATTACCGTCATTGTAAGTCACCGTTTTACATTTCTCTAATAATATTTCCCCCTTtatcaaaaaaataaataaactattTCTATTCAATATTCCGATTTTTCACAAGACTTTTTATATTATCTAAAGTTAACAAATTCAATTATTTCCCATTATTTCATTTTCGGAAACAAAAGAAAGAACACCAAAATCTTATTATATATCCAAAAAAAATTgttatgatttatgaatttttgtaaatccaaattttaattttgttaattttgACTCTTTCTTCTAGGAAAAAGTCCCCCTATTTTTTCGTGTAACTTGTTgtattttactcttttttttgtcATATGATTTTTTAACATCTTTCTCAACTTTTGAAGACAATTCTGTTTTTGTGTAAGTTGTTTTTTTGTCCAATTTTTTTTGCACAAAATTTAGAAATTCCCAAATTATGTTGTCCCTTTTCTGGGTTTCCTCAATTTTTTGATCTTGGAATTTTCATTAATGGCTGGTATGTTGACTTTCTCGATAAAACAatcaaattttttattttatttttataaaaattaatgtgtatatatatagatttTATTAGATTTTTTCAATCAATTTAACAAATAAATTGTGGGATTTTATTAGATTTGATTGTATAGTTAAAAAGATTCAATTTTTTGATTGACCCTTTTATTGTTGATGAATTGTTGATGATTTTATAAATAGTTTATGGAATTTGGTCTCTTAGGAGAATTTGGGTCAGAAGAATTTATCAAATTATTGATGGTCTTAAGATGGCAATGAAATTTGATGAAGATAGGAAAAGTAAGGTATGAATTTAATGGAATTATCGAGTTTATTTTATTCAATTTTTACAAATTTGTATTTGATCATTTTGATGTTTTCTGCAATTGTTGTAcgacttattattattattgttattccacgtcagaaaccatctcaaccaaaagcttaagccGATAAATAAAGTCCCAAGATCGGTTTTGTTAGTTTTCTTTAATTACAATGTAGGGGTAATTAATTTATCCTCAAAAAGTTCATCATTTATGTAAAAAGTGTTATTAACAATTGACATTAAttgttttttatttcttttttaggTTTGAATTAAATATTTAATTACTTTATGatgttataataatacttgttaaTTAATTCCTGAATTCCTGGATATTTCTCTAAAAAATTCCGACCAACTTTGGTGTCATTGTTATTGATTTTAGCTTTAAATGTTACCCAATAATTATTATTGTAACATGTTCTTTTGACCTTATTTTATTGCAGTctttaattcacaaaatgttttCAGCAAAAGAAAGGAGTAGAAGAGCTATAAAATACACTTCTGGTTAGTTTTTTTCTTCATCATTTCATAATTTTTGATAATATATTATTTTTCGTGTCGTAATCTTGATCATGTGTAACTTGTGACATTTTTCATGTTGTTGATTTGGACCATCCAGTTTATTCCGGATTCGAGCAAGGTATAACCCATCAACCCTTTTGAATTTCAACATATTTGATTCACTTTTGCATGTTCTTTTGATGGGATTGATGACATTATATTCCTGAAAAAAGACTTGGAATGAGTCtttattcttttttatttttttggcgGTTTTGATGCTGATGGGGTTCGAACCCAGGTCATGAGTACCACCTCTCGTGATTTTACCAGCTAAGATAGTTGGCATTTGCTGGAATGAGTCTTTGTAGATTGAAAGGCATATGATCGAATATTTTCGGTTTAGTAAATAGAATTTAAAGCTAGATTTGATCAATAAATCCGATTTCTTGAATGGCTTTAATACCAATTTGGGATGGAAAGTGTGTGGAAAGTGGTCCAAATATTCTGAATATATAGGGAGAATGAGATTCATACATATTAGATTAGGGTAAATCTCAACTGTATATGTTCCCACTTTCTGAGCCTATTGTTCTCTCTTTTCCAAAAGGAAGATTATTGATCACAACTCACAAGTTGTTACTTGTCATATTTGTGTTTCTGTTTCGACCCTCGTTGTTAAGCATATTTTTTATGGATATGTAGAGGAGGAGTCTTTGACGGGTCCAGGCACCGATATGGCGACAAATCAAAATATCAAGAACCTCAAGTACTTGCTTATTCCTTTCATCTATGTATTTGCTCTTCTCTTGGCagtataatgttttttttttctgatcTTTATTGTTTTTGTGTGTCCTGAATGTTTAGGACTTTCGTAGCAACATGGAATGTCGGTGGAAGGCCTCCTGAAAGCGGGCTTAATCTCAATGATTTTCTTCAGAGTGATTCTCCTTCCGATATCTATATCTTGGGGTAACTTTTCCTGTTTTCTGATACTTTCCTTAGTTGTTTTCAATGCAATTTTCGACTCAATTTTCATTTTGAGTGATCTGGAAACAACTTATCGGTGTGATTTGAAATGGTATTTAGAACATAACCGAGTTGTATTCAGATTTCAGGAGATTGTGCCGTTAAATGCTGGGAATGTGCTTGTTTTAGAAGACAACGAACCAGCAGCGAAATGGCTAGCTCTGATCAACCAGTCACTAAATGGGCAAAAAAACCTCCAATTCTTAAGAAAAGCGGCCTCACTAATAGATCCAAAGCCGAATGCAAAGAGTCCCAAACTAACAGCAACTCAAAGCGGTTCCATGTTCTTCCAAAAATACTCTCTTAAAGCTGTCAGTAAGCAATTCAGGACGGAAAGCAAAAAAAAGCTCAAGACTTGCAACTGTGTGTATGAACTAGAGAGAAGGTACAACCGGGATTCATGTTTCCGGTGTCAACCAGGCAACATTAGTGAGGACGATATGTCCTCGGAAGAAGATGATGGGCCTAATGGGCTTGTACTTTCAGAAGTTACGAATTACTCGGGTCATAGCCAGAAGTACAGTCTAATAGTGAGTAAGCAAATGGTTGGTATATATCTGACTGTTTGGGTTAAAAGAGAGCTTGTTCAGCATATCAGCCATTTAAAAACTCGTCTCATAAGTCGCGGAATCATGGGCTTAGGCAACAAGGTAATTAAATCACCGCCTTGTTTCGTGGTTTCTGAAAATATGATGAATAAAGAAAACTGAAAGAAAATTCTAATTTTTTTGACAGGGGTGCATCTCAGTGAGCATGCTGTTGTACTCGACGAGTTTTTGCTTCATATGCAGTCATCTTGCATCAGGCGAGAAAGAAGGAGACGAACTTAGAAGAAATTCAGACGTTATTGAAATTCTTAAACATACTTATTTTCCGAGGAGATGCAAAGTTCCGAGTAGCAAAATTCCCGAGAGAATATTGGACCATGAgtgagtgtttttttttttttttttttttcctgttgacGAATTTGTTTTATCGTTGTTATTTTTTTATAATTACTCACCCATTTACTTTTATATCGTCcgtcttttaaaaaaaaagtcgGATCATCTGGCTAGGAGACTTGAATTACAGGATTGCTTTAAGTCATACTGAAACCTTGAACCTTTTGAAGACAGGGGACTGGGATGCCCTGCTCAGCAAGGATCAGGTAACTTGACTGTTTTAAGAACATTGTTTACTTTAGAAATAGAGTCAAAATTTCATTATCCGCTTTGGCTTTGGAGTATGTCGgataaagcaaaatggctcacttAACTGGCTGCATTACATATACTGTGTAGTAGTTGTCGGGTGACACATATTTTAACTTATTTCTGATATGCACCATTTGGAATCCAGCGGAAGTTGTATGCAGTGGCGGAGCCAGAATCTTTTACCTGTGGGGTCTATTTTAATGTAATTATTAATCATTTCTTATTACGGGGTCTTACAGACCTAAAATTTTCAAAACGGACAAATTTTAATGATAAAAGACGTCAATTGTCGAAAAGTTGTGGGGTCTCAAGACCCCACAACCACATATGTGGCTACGCCAATTGTTGTATGAGACGGCCTCTTTTGTGAGACAAACTCAAACCCTTGTATTCTTCACTCGGTTATTGAATTAATAGTCGGTTTCACATGTAAGACcgctttatataagttttgagttTGGAAAAAAAACCCATCTGTGTTTTCAAACACAGCGGGAGTAGTGTACGTTAGATTCCCATTGCCCCGCCTTAGCCTGGTAGGCTCTACTCTCTAGGGCTCTAGGCCATTCGGGTAGTTATTGTCGTGGTTCCGTGTGAGCATGTCGTATATTAATTGGTATTAAAGTACCACTGTAAGGTTGCTTACTCGTAGTATTGGCTATATTTCGACAGCTGAAAATCGAGAGAGAAGTGGGACGAGTTTTCAAAGGATGGAGAGAAGGGCTAATTAAATTTGCTCCTACATACAAGTATTCTTACAACTCAGACACGTATCTCGGAGAGACGGACATAGCTCCGAGCAAAAGAAGAACTCCAGCATGGTACATATGAATTTTCTCGTCCATCGTCTTTCTACTGCCTATATTTCATAAATATACGCCTAGTCGCCTAGACTCTTAAAAAAGTATTATAATTACTTGCAGGTGTGATAGAATATTATGGAAGGGAGACGGAATACACCAGATGTCCTACGAACGCAAGGACTCGAGCAAATATCAGTTTTCTGACCACCGCCCTGTCTGTGCAACATTTTATATGGAAGTTTTAGTAGCATGTAGTTTGAACATCATCAAAATCGGAGGGGAAGAACGCAGTTTCAGCTAGCAAATATTACCTCGATCTAGCAAAGCTTAGCGGTTTGATTTATCGCTATTAAGATTGCTAGTTCGAGAGATTGTGGATAACCAGAGTTGTCGAAATCCATTATTCATTTGTTCGTTCAACCAGGTGCTAACATACCGATTTTTGTAATGGCTGAGACGCTACTCGATCAATTTTTTTTCGCCTGTTGACATATGATCAGCTAACTGTACATAGGATAACGAATACGGAGTAATTTttttagttcaattttttttttttaatatttgtaTGTTATTACTTGTTATTAGCAATTGTTTAAATCTGTAAAGGAAAATTTGGAAGAATTTTTTCCTTCTGAATGAATTGTGATAATTTTGTACATATACTTTCATTTTTTATAAAACCCGTATTAATTCATTTCCGAAAAATCAAAAGTTACGGCATTAGAATGTTTGAGGAAATACAATATCGAGCTAACTCATGAGCGACTTTATTAAACTTTCTAAGAACGAGGGTAAAAACGATCGGGTTGAAgtgttgaaccaattacaaatagCAAAGTTTGTATAGATGATTTGGTTAGTTCGTTTGTTGATCCATATTTTTGCTGATGTAGGCTGGGCTGAGTGTCTGACCAGTTTTGAGCCCAAATAATAAGGCCCAATAACAGGCCCTTTATAAGACCTGGTATTTAGCTCAATATAAACTTTATTTAGCCTGTTTGGCAAGAAAATTACTCAAAAAAAAGAATTAAACCCGAAAGGTAATAAAACCGAAAAATTAATCAAGCTCGAAAAGGTAAtcgataaggtagctgaaaattaggagctgataaggtaactgattatataaaaatgtgtttggcaaactagctgaaaaggtagctgattttggtaaaatgacgtaaaaggatatgaaaattactccctcctattcattttaactctccccctttcctttttcatctattcatatacaacaactctcctataggaccgtcctatagcataggacgggCCCAATAGGAGAATTAGCCCAATATAAGTGAAGCATATAACCCTCATGGAAACAAAAGCTACTCCGTATGAACTTTAGTCTCCACCATTGCTACAACGATCTCCGTCCTCATCAGGTCCGCAATCACCCCCGCCACACTATACCCAACAACGATCCTCAAATCTTCGCAGCACGAATCAATTATCCGAAGTAGAATAAGAATGGCAACACCGACGGTGGCACCAATCACCCACACGTATGGAATTAGATTTAAAGGTATTTAATTTTTGACAACTAGTTTGTATTAGCATATTcacatttttcatttttatatatTACAACTTTGATATTTCAATTGAAAATTTAGGACTTCAAATGAAAGTCAATACTCAATCGTACATTAATACCTTTGTTTTATATTATCAATTTGATAAGTACCGCTTCTAACTTCAAAACTTACGGTTTTAGTGTGAAAACTTCGTATTTTGCAATGAAAACCAAGTCTTTATTGTAACATTATAAGCTGAGTTCTTCAATTTTATTTGGTGAAGTAATATTCTTAGTTTGATAACTACTCATTTTAGTTTGAAAACATAAAGAGCTTTGCTTTATTTTCAGAAGGCGGGAATTTAAGTTCAAGATTGTACTagtttgagaacttaatgttttATATTAAGGACTCTCTATTCAGAAGTGACTATCTACAGCCTACAAAGAGGAGCGGCGTGGAGTAGAATCACCTACGATTTTTGATTGAAGATGAGAATGTGATTTTTCTATTTGGGAAAT from Silene latifolia isolate original U9 population chromosome 3, ASM4854445v1, whole genome shotgun sequence harbors:
- the LOC141646731 gene encoding type I inositol polyphosphate 5-phosphatase 10 isoform X1; this encodes MAVYGIWSLRRIWVRRIYQIIDGLKMAMKFDEDRKSKSLIHKMFSAKERSRRAIKYTSVYSGFEQEEESLTGPGTDMATNQNIKNLKTFVATWNVGGRPPESGLNLNDFLQSDSPSDIYILGFQEIVPLNAGNVLVLEDNEPAAKWLALINQSLNGQKNLQFLRKAASLIDPKPNAKSPKLTATQSGSMFFQKYSLKAVSKQFRTESKKKLKTCNCVYELERRYNRDSCFRCQPGNISEDDMSSEEDDGPNGLVLSEVTNYSGHSQKYSLIVSKQMVGIYLTVWVKRELVQHISHLKTRLISRGIMGLGNKGCISVSMLLYSTSFCFICSHLASGEKEGDELRRNSDVIEILKHTYFPRRCKVPSSKIPERILDHDRIIWLGDLNYRIALSHTETLNLLKTGDWDALLSKDQLKIEREVGRVFKGWREGLIKFAPTYKYSYNSDTYLGETDIAPSKRRTPAWCDRILWKGDGIHQMSYERKDSSKYQFSDHRPVCATFYMEVLVACSLNIIKIGGEERSFS
- the LOC141646731 gene encoding type I inositol polyphosphate 5-phosphatase 10 isoform X2, with amino-acid sequence MAMKFDEDRKSKSLIHKMFSAKERSRRAIKYTSVYSGFEQEEESLTGPGTDMATNQNIKNLKTFVATWNVGGRPPESGLNLNDFLQSDSPSDIYILGFQEIVPLNAGNVLVLEDNEPAAKWLALINQSLNGQKNLQFLRKAASLIDPKPNAKSPKLTATQSGSMFFQKYSLKAVSKQFRTESKKKLKTCNCVYELERRYNRDSCFRCQPGNISEDDMSSEEDDGPNGLVLSEVTNYSGHSQKYSLIVSKQMVGIYLTVWVKRELVQHISHLKTRLISRGIMGLGNKGCISVSMLLYSTSFCFICSHLASGEKEGDELRRNSDVIEILKHTYFPRRCKVPSSKIPERILDHDRIIWLGDLNYRIALSHTETLNLLKTGDWDALLSKDQLKIEREVGRVFKGWREGLIKFAPTYKYSYNSDTYLGETDIAPSKRRTPAWCDRILWKGDGIHQMSYERKDSSKYQFSDHRPVCATFYMEVLVACSLNIIKIGGEERSFS
- the LOC141646731 gene encoding type I inositol polyphosphate 5-phosphatase 10 isoform X3, translating into MKIGKSLIHKMFSAKERSRRAIKYTSVYSGFEQEEESLTGPGTDMATNQNIKNLKTFVATWNVGGRPPESGLNLNDFLQSDSPSDIYILGFQEIVPLNAGNVLVLEDNEPAAKWLALINQSLNGQKNLQFLRKAASLIDPKPNAKSPKLTATQSGSMFFQKYSLKAVSKQFRTESKKKLKTCNCVYELERRYNRDSCFRCQPGNISEDDMSSEEDDGPNGLVLSEVTNYSGHSQKYSLIVSKQMVGIYLTVWVKRELVQHISHLKTRLISRGIMGLGNKGCISVSMLLYSTSFCFICSHLASGEKEGDELRRNSDVIEILKHTYFPRRCKVPSSKIPERILDHDRIIWLGDLNYRIALSHTETLNLLKTGDWDALLSKDQLKIEREVGRVFKGWREGLIKFAPTYKYSYNSDTYLGETDIAPSKRRTPAWCDRILWKGDGIHQMSYERKDSSKYQFSDHRPVCATFYMEVLVACSLNIIKIGGEERSFS